The Xylanibacillus composti genomic interval CCATTTCCTCCACGTTCAGTCCACCGCGCGGCCACGGACCTTCATTGGTTCTTGAGCGGCCATCGTCGTCATTCCTGTACATGAAGCACCTCCTGAGGCTGATTCCCTATTGTATGTAAGGGGCAATGCCGGGGTTCATAGCCCCGGGCATTGCGGTCGAATGCCACTGTTGGAACTCAGATGAATATGCCCGGATATCCGGCGCCGAACCCATACGGGCCATAGCCGAAGCCGCCGAGCCCGAAGCCGGGATACCCGCCGAAGCCGCCATACGCGTATGGGGCTGTGCCGATGGCCAGCAAGTCGAACAGGGCCAGAGGCAGAATGGCTTTAGTGCTCGCTTTGCCTTTCGGCGTTTGCAAGTAGAGCTTGCTTCCCTTGACTGAAGCAAGTCTGCCGGAAACGATGGTCCCGTCCTTCTTCAGAGCATAAACTTTCTTGCCGACGAGTTGTCTGGCTTGCGATGCTGTGATGCGCTTGGATTTCGCCACCAACAACCACTCCTTTCTGCATTTGGATACACCTTTATCTTATGGTTCTAGCGTCCGGCCCGAATGGACAAGAACACACAAGTTGCCAGAATGTGTCCCTGCCGTGCGCTCGGAATGCCGGATTCCCATAGTATGAAAGTAATTCGAGTGAAAGGAGTGTGGCTTGCTGATGATCCGTTCTCGAAAGCCCGGGCTCGATGACCCGATGATTTATCGACTGACGCGGCTCAGTCTGCTTCCGTACACACGCAGGCATTTTCCTGACATGAAGCTGAGCCGCAACTCGGTGCGCGAGCGTCTGCAGAACGGGGTTACGCTTGTGAAGCGCAGCGGCGGCAGGTTCAAAGGGTTTGTTCATTTTCTCGTCCGGGGCGAATCGTTGTGGATTGACCTGCTTGCCGTCCGGAAGCTGTATCGCCGAAGCGGAATCGGGGAGCAGCTCATGCAGAAAGCAGAAGATTGGGGCAGACGCAAAGGAGCCAGACAG includes:
- a CDS encoding GNAT family N-acetyltransferase, with amino-acid sequence MIRSRKPGLDDPMIYRLTRLSLLPYTRRHFPDMKLSRNSVRERLQNGVTLVKRSGGRFKGFVHFLVRGESLWIDLLAVRKLYRRSGIGEQLMQKAEDWGRRKGARQAMLYVNVENEGAKRFYQRRGYRYAHTDRKLHCDLFVKPLVADDPA